Proteins encoded by one window of Ulvibacter sp. MAR_2010_11:
- a CDS encoding citrate synthase, giving the protein MSKTAILEIDGKKYEFPVVEGTENEVAIDIKNLRSDTGGVTTIDPGYKNTGSCESAITFLNGEEGILRYRGYAIEELAEKADFLEVAYLLIFGELPTKEQLTKFHTDIKAQSHVDEDVKKILDGFPKSAHPMGVLSSLTSALVAFNPSSVNVDSEEEMYNAIVKIMAKFPVLTAWAYRKRVGLPLDYGDDSLGYVENFLKMMFKKPSSDYNPKKVVVDALDKLLILHADHEQNCSTSTVRMVGSSHAGLFVSISAGIAALWGPLHGGANQAVIEMLEAIKEDGGDSKKFMAKAKDKNDPFRLMGFGHRVYKNFDPRAKIIKKSADSVLEDLGIEDEVLSIAKGLEKEALEDSYFVDRKLYPNVDFYSGIIYRSLGIPVEMFTPMFALGRLPGWIAQWREMRLRKEPIGRPRQIYIGETLRDFKPVNKR; this is encoded by the coding sequence ATGTCAAAAACAGCGATCCTCGAAATCGATGGTAAAAAATATGAATTTCCTGTAGTTGAAGGTACCGAGAATGAAGTAGCCATTGATATTAAGAACCTTCGAAGTGATACAGGTGGAGTTACCACAATCGATCCGGGTTATAAAAATACCGGCTCCTGCGAAAGTGCTATCACGTTTTTGAATGGGGAAGAGGGCATTTTACGATACAGAGGATATGCGATAGAAGAATTGGCCGAAAAGGCAGATTTCCTTGAGGTAGCTTACTTACTTATTTTTGGGGAATTACCCACCAAAGAACAACTCACAAAATTTCATACAGATATAAAAGCACAGTCTCATGTAGATGAGGATGTGAAGAAAATACTTGACGGCTTTCCAAAATCGGCGCATCCAATGGGTGTACTGTCTTCATTGACTTCGGCTTTGGTGGCGTTTAATCCTTCTTCGGTGAATGTAGATAGCGAAGAGGAAATGTACAATGCCATTGTAAAAATTATGGCAAAGTTTCCGGTCCTAACTGCCTGGGCATACAGAAAAAGAGTGGGACTTCCTTTAGATTATGGAGATGATTCCTTAGGTTATGTGGAAAATTTCCTTAAAATGATGTTTAAGAAGCCTAGCAGTGACTACAATCCCAAAAAGGTAGTTGTAGATGCATTGGACAAGTTATTAATTTTGCATGCAGATCACGAACAAAACTGTTCTACATCAACTGTGCGAATGGTTGGATCTTCACATGCCGGACTTTTTGTTTCTATCTCTGCGGGAATTGCTGCTCTTTGGGGACCACTCCATGGAGGTGCCAACCAAGCTGTAATTGAAATGCTCGAAGCTATTAAAGAAGATGGTGGTGATTCTAAAAAGTTTATGGCTAAAGCCAAAGACAAGAACGATCCGTTTCGTTTGATGGGCTTTGGACACAGAGTGTATAAAAATTTTGATCCTCGTGCCAAGATTATTAAAAAATCGGCAGATAGCGTACTGGAGGATTTAGGGATTGAAGATGAGGTATTGAGTATTGCCAAAGGTCTCGAAAAGGAAGCTTTGGAAGACAGTTATTTTGTAGACCGAAAATTATACCCTAACGTAGATTTTTATTCAGGAATTATATACCGTTCACTGGGTATACCCGTCGAAATGTTTACTCCTATGTTTGCATTGGGAAGATTACCCGGATGGATCGCGCAATGGAGAGAAATGCGTCTACGCAAGGAACCCATTGGCCGACCAAGGCAAATTTATATTGGTGAAACACTACGTGATTTTAAGCCGGTAAATAAAAGATAA
- a CDS encoding dimethylarginine dimethylaminohydrolase family protein, protein MIQLNIKDEISRLRAVVLGRADSNGPVPKLEDAYDPKSAEHIKAGTYPKDEDMVVEMEAVAAVFRKYDVKVFRPKTIKDYNQIFSRDIAFVIEDKFIIANILEDRSLEIEAIEHVISQMDPSKIIEFPEDAHIEGGDVMPWGDYIFVGTYYGEDYPDFITARTNVKAVIHLQKLFPHKKVKSFNLRKSNTVARDNALHLDCCFQPLGLGKAIIHKEGFLVEEEYEWLLNFFGKENCFHITKDEMYEMNSNIFSIAPDVVISEKNFTRLNTWLRSQGFTVEEVPYAEISKQEGLLRCTTMPLIRD, encoded by the coding sequence ATGATTCAGTTGAATATAAAAGATGAAATTTCCAGGTTGCGAGCAGTCGTTCTAGGTAGAGCCGACAGCAATGGCCCTGTCCCAAAATTAGAGGATGCTTACGACCCTAAGTCGGCCGAACATATTAAAGCAGGAACCTACCCGAAAGATGAGGATATGGTCGTGGAGATGGAAGCTGTTGCGGCTGTTTTCAGGAAGTACGATGTGAAAGTATTTCGTCCAAAAACTATAAAAGATTACAATCAGATTTTTTCCCGAGATATCGCTTTTGTCATAGAAGATAAATTTATTATCGCCAATATTCTGGAAGATCGGTCCCTGGAAATTGAAGCCATAGAGCATGTAATTTCACAAATGGATCCGTCAAAAATTATTGAGTTTCCGGAGGATGCACATATTGAAGGTGGCGATGTAATGCCTTGGGGAGATTATATTTTTGTTGGAACATATTACGGTGAAGATTATCCGGATTTTATCACGGCACGTACCAACGTGAAGGCTGTAATACACCTTCAGAAGCTATTTCCGCATAAAAAAGTGAAATCGTTCAACTTGCGTAAATCAAATACTGTAGCCCGTGATAATGCCCTGCATTTGGATTGTTGTTTTCAACCTTTAGGATTGGGAAAGGCAATTATTCATAAAGAGGGATTTTTGGTGGAAGAAGAATACGAATGGTTGCTGAATTTCTTCGGAAAAGAGAACTGTTTTCATATTACCAAAGATGAAATGTATGAGATGAACAGCAATATCTTCTCTATTGCTCCGGATGTAGTGATTTCAGAAAAGAATTTTACCAGATTAAATACCTGGCTTCGTTCGCAAGGATTCACCGTAGAAGAAGTGCCCTATGCCGAAATTTCCAAACAGGAAGGATTATTACGCTGTACCACCATGCCTTTGATTAGGGATTGA
- a CDS encoding DUF3570 domain-containing protein — MREFISVLIVLFAATVFAQDSTQTYKKRVLERPEIDFLTSYYSQEGDNAAVSGGIGSEALTDFTPTIVVAIPLNDDDVLTIDAGISAYTSASSSNVDPFDGPGEPDPFVASSGASGTDIYFNASANYSHSSDDRNNIWSAKASFAYEFDYTSVGFGGSYSKLFNEKNTEISINANVYLDSWSLIYPIELRPIEDSGLEPLPTKNRNSYAVGLNISQILSKKLQGSMSIELVQQEGLLSTPFQRIYFSDKPDFFVGNNFQIADDVERLPDMRFKTALGGRLNYYINEIFVVRTSYRYYFDDWGINSHTASIEVPIKLGDKFTLYPSYRYYNQTAADYFFKNNEALSTDEFYTSDYDLSEFSANQYGFGITYTDIFTKFKLWRLGLKSVDVKFDQYKRDSGLKFWLLSGGLKFVME; from the coding sequence ATGAGAGAATTTATATCAGTTTTAATCGTACTATTCGCGGCTACAGTATTTGCACAAGACTCGACGCAAACCTATAAAAAACGTGTTCTCGAACGTCCCGAGATCGATTTTTTAACGAGTTATTATTCTCAGGAGGGAGACAATGCTGCTGTTTCAGGCGGAATTGGCTCTGAAGCATTGACCGATTTTACACCTACTATTGTTGTGGCCATTCCTTTAAACGACGATGATGTGTTGACTATCGACGCGGGTATTTCGGCATATACATCGGCTTCTTCCAGTAATGTGGATCCCTTTGACGGACCGGGAGAACCCGATCCGTTTGTGGCATCATCGGGAGCTTCAGGTACCGACATTTATTTTAATGCTTCTGCAAATTACAGTCATAGTAGTGATGACCGAAATAATATCTGGTCTGCGAAAGCCTCATTTGCCTACGAATTTGATTACACATCGGTAGGATTTGGCGGAAGCTATTCTAAATTATTTAATGAAAAGAATACCGAAATAAGTATCAACGCAAATGTGTATCTGGATAGTTGGAGTCTTATTTATCCTATAGAACTGCGACCTATTGAAGATTCAGGCTTAGAGCCATTACCCACAAAAAATAGAAATTCCTATGCTGTGGGTCTAAACATTTCTCAAATTCTTTCAAAAAAATTGCAAGGCTCCATGTCGATAGAATTGGTGCAACAAGAAGGTTTGTTGTCAACCCCGTTTCAACGTATTTATTTTAGCGATAAACCCGATTTCTTTGTGGGGAATAACTTCCAGATAGCCGATGATGTGGAAAGATTGCCCGATATGCGTTTTAAAACTGCACTGGGCGGGCGATTAAATTACTATATCAACGAAATTTTTGTGGTGCGTACTTCGTATCGTTACTATTTTGACGATTGGGGAATCAATTCTCACACGGCCAGTATCGAAGTCCCTATAAAACTTGGGGATAAATTTACGTTGTATCCCTCGTATCGTTATTACAATCAAACTGCAGCAGATTACTTTTTTAAGAATAACGAAGCGCTTTCAACAGACGAATTTTATACGTCAGATTACGATTTATCTGAATTTTCTGCAAATCAGTACGGCTTTGGAATAACCTACACCGATATATTTACGAAGTTTAAATTATGGCGACTGGGACTAAAAAGTGTTGATGTAAAATTCGATCAGTACAAAAGAGATTCGGGTTTAAAATTCTGGCTACTATCGGGTGGATTGAAGTTTGTGATGGAATAA
- a CDS encoding DUF4266 domain-containing protein — protein MKKMLLLCLVSSFFTSCVVIKEYEKVTINDPDMALSDESSKRFENYAHAYREAASGANGGKTGGGCGCN, from the coding sequence ATGAAAAAAATGCTCTTGCTCTGCCTAGTTTCATCATTTTTTACCTCCTGTGTGGTTATAAAGGAATATGAAAAAGTAACAATTAACGACCCGGACATGGCATTAAGCGATGAAAGTAGTAAGCGATTTGAAAACTATGCCCATGCATACCGCGAAGCAGCCTCGGGAGCCAATGGAGGCAAAACCGGAGGGGGTTGCGGCTGTAACTAA
- a CDS encoding FAD:protein FMN transferase yields the protein MLKQLIVSLLFISFSVSSLAKGGPENYFRVLTLMGSRFEITVVAQDSVEANTYIDMAIAEITRIEKLISSWDANSETSEINRNAGVRAVKVDEELYTLIGRCLELSRLTEGAFDISFASMDKIWRFDGSMTQMPSENEIAASIVKVGYKNIELDPENFTVFLKLSGMKIGFGAIGKGYAADKAKNLLEENGVSGGIINAAGDMTTWGKQFNGKDWQVAITNPMDKSKAYGLLPVSEGAVVTSGNYEKYVTFNGVRYTHIIDPRTGYPATGIISATVFAPKAELADALATAIFVMGIDTGLDFVNQIPKIECILIDATGKIFTSKNIVLETKSTSEQK from the coding sequence ATTTTGAAGCAATTAATAGTTAGTCTTCTTTTTATTTCATTTTCGGTAAGCTCTTTGGCAAAAGGAGGACCCGAAAACTATTTTCGGGTGCTTACGCTTATGGGCAGCCGATTTGAAATTACGGTGGTGGCGCAAGACTCGGTCGAAGCCAATACCTATATAGACATGGCCATAGCCGAAATAACCCGAATTGAAAAACTCATCTCCTCCTGGGACGCCAATTCAGAAACTTCAGAAATTAATAGAAATGCAGGTGTCCGGGCTGTGAAAGTAGACGAGGAATTGTATACTCTTATAGGTCGCTGTCTGGAGCTATCAAGGCTTACTGAAGGTGCTTTTGACATCAGTTTTGCCTCCATGGACAAAATATGGAGGTTCGACGGGTCGATGACTCAAATGCCTTCGGAAAACGAAATCGCAGCTTCCATTGTCAAGGTGGGTTATAAAAACATTGAGCTGGATCCCGAAAACTTTACCGTTTTTTTAAAGCTTTCGGGGATGAAAATCGGTTTTGGTGCCATTGGCAAAGGATATGCTGCCGATAAGGCCAAAAATTTATTAGAGGAAAATGGAGTTTCGGGAGGTATCATTAACGCCGCCGGAGATATGACCACCTGGGGAAAGCAATTCAACGGAAAAGATTGGCAGGTTGCAATTACTAACCCCATGGATAAAAGTAAAGCCTATGGCTTATTACCCGTTTCCGAGGGGGCGGTGGTAACATCAGGGAATTATGAAAAATATGTTACATTCAATGGAGTTCGCTATACACATATTATAGATCCCCGTACCGGTTATCCTGCTACAGGCATTATTAGCGCCACCGTTTTTGCGCCGAAAGCCGAGCTGGCCGATGCCCTGGCAACGGCAATATTTGTGATGGGCATCGACACCGGATTGGATTTTGTCAATCAGATTCCAAAAATTGAATGTATCTTAATAGATGCAACCGGGAAAATATTTACATCAAAAAACATTGTATTAGAAACTAAATCTACGTCCGAACAGAAATGA
- a CDS encoding thioredoxin family protein: MKKLLIIFTILIAGTLPTYAQEWVTDITVAKQQASENNYPIVLVFQGSDWCAPCIKLDREIWSTPEFKEYAKNHFVMLQADFPKKKKNVLPEALQQKNNSLAQKYNPQGIFPFVVVLDKNGKKLGETGYIKTSPKDYIKNLVSFTK; this comes from the coding sequence ATGAAAAAACTACTTATCATTTTTACTATTCTCATCGCCGGCACACTCCCAACATATGCCCAGGAATGGGTAACAGACATCACAGTTGCGAAGCAACAAGCTTCGGAAAATAATTATCCTATTGTTCTAGTGTTTCAGGGAAGTGACTGGTGCGCCCCTTGTATAAAATTAGATCGGGAAATTTGGAGTACGCCCGAATTTAAAGAGTATGCCAAAAATCATTTTGTGATGCTGCAGGCTGATTTTCCGAAGAAAAAGAAAAACGTTCTCCCTGAAGCACTTCAGCAAAAAAATAATTCCCTGGCCCAAAAATACAATCCGCAAGGCATATTCCCATTTGTGGTAGTCCTTGATAAAAACGGTAAAAAATTAGGCGAAACCGGTTATATAAAAACATCTCCCAAAGATTATATCAAGAATTTAGTATCCTTTACCAAATAA
- the ctlX gene encoding citrulline utilization hydrolase CtlX, which yields MIRPVAFRMNEETAVNNYFQENIDLKNSEINTKAQAEFDAFVAKLRAVGVQVIVEHDDLKMDTPDSIFPNNWVSFHESGIVGLYPMFAENRRRERREEVMDRLESEGFVIQGYMDYTSAEEESIFLEGTGSLLLDRVHKKAYCALSPRADEELLIEFCEDFDYFPVIFTANQNVDGVRMPIYHTNVMMALAENFAVICLDTIDDKSEKQNVVHHLQEDGKEIITITEAQMHHFAGNMLQVKGGGASKYMVMSTAAYNSLTSQQIDAIQKHCEILHSDLETIETCGGGSARCMMAEVFLPKE from the coding sequence ATGATTCGTCCGGTTGCTTTTCGTATGAATGAAGAGACCGCGGTGAACAACTATTTTCAGGAAAATATCGACCTTAAAAATAGTGAGATTAATACCAAAGCGCAAGCAGAGTTTGATGCGTTTGTGGCTAAATTAAGGGCTGTTGGGGTACAAGTGATAGTGGAACATGACGATTTGAAAATGGATACGCCCGATTCTATTTTTCCCAATAACTGGGTGAGTTTTCACGAAAGCGGCATTGTAGGATTGTACCCAATGTTTGCTGAAAACCGAAGGAGAGAGCGACGCGAAGAAGTGATGGATCGCTTGGAAAGCGAAGGATTTGTGATACAAGGCTATATGGACTATACCAGTGCCGAAGAGGAAAGTATATTCCTGGAAGGAACCGGCAGCTTGTTGTTGGATCGCGTCCATAAGAAAGCCTATTGCGCATTATCACCGCGCGCAGATGAAGAACTGTTGATTGAATTCTGTGAAGATTTCGATTATTTCCCTGTTATTTTTACCGCTAATCAGAATGTAGATGGCGTGAGAATGCCCATTTACCATACCAATGTGATGATGGCTCTTGCCGAAAATTTCGCGGTAATTTGTCTGGATACCATTGATGATAAATCTGAAAAGCAGAACGTAGTGCACCATTTGCAGGAAGACGGTAAGGAAATTATTACCATTACCGAAGCTCAAATGCATCATTTTGCCGGAAATATGCTTCAGGTAAAAGGTGGAGGGGCTTCAAAATACATGGTAATGAGCACTGCCGCTTATAACAGCCTCACTTCCCAACAAATAGATGCCATTCAAAAACATTGTGAAATTTTGCACAGCGATTTGGAAACAATCGAAACCTGTGGGGGAGGTAGTGCCCGTTGTATGATGGCAGAAGTTTTTCTTCCGAAGGAATAA
- a CDS encoding GNAT family N-acetyltransferase — protein MLSENVIVREVRNDEISTLLSLSRSTYITAFAHLNKASDMELYLEQAFTLRKTKEEYKNPESFFFFAEYKGKLVGYLKLNLGKAQTETPFKNALEIQRIYVVEGFQGLKIGEHLLHFTTQFAISKKVDVIWLGVWEKNERAIAFYERHGYHIFSNHEFWLGTDLQFDYLMQFKLPEA, from the coding sequence ATGTTGTCTGAAAATGTAATCGTTCGAGAAGTTCGTAATGATGAGATTAGCACCTTACTTAGTTTATCCAGAAGTACTTATATTACGGCCTTTGCACATTTAAATAAAGCTTCCGACATGGAGCTGTATTTGGAGCAGGCTTTTACTTTACGCAAAACGAAGGAAGAGTACAAAAATCCAGAATCCTTCTTTTTCTTTGCCGAATACAAAGGTAAATTAGTAGGTTATCTCAAATTAAATCTGGGTAAGGCCCAAACAGAAACTCCATTTAAAAATGCGCTGGAGATTCAACGAATTTACGTTGTTGAAGGATTTCAGGGATTGAAAATTGGAGAACATCTTCTTCACTTTACAACACAATTTGCGATTTCTAAAAAAGTAGATGTTATTTGGCTGGGGGTGTGGGAAAAGAACGAACGCGCCATCGCTTTTTATGAACGACACGGTTATCATATCTTTTCAAATCACGAGTTTTGGTTGGGCACAGATCTTCAGTTTGATTATTTGATGCAGTTTAAATTACCCGAGGCTTAA
- a CDS encoding MarC family protein, whose protein sequence is MDIFLYVFAALFSVINPLGTVPVFVGLTNDETSTERSKTSLLTSVNVLVILLISFFAGTYLLQFFGISLNALRIAGGMIIVTSGFALLTGTFSKHKGMKNKRVRKDLDNREKFSLTPLSIPMLAGPGSISLLITFQQQYENTKDILLVVLAVFTVALTTFLILKSAHLISRFLGASGINAISRIVGFIVIAIGIEYITTAVVSVLGNLSLG, encoded by the coding sequence ATGGACATTTTTTTATATGTATTTGCGGCCTTGTTTTCGGTAATTAATCCGCTGGGAACCGTGCCTGTTTTTGTGGGCTTAACCAATGATGAAACTTCCACAGAGCGCAGTAAAACCTCGCTTCTAACCAGTGTAAATGTGTTAGTGATACTGCTGATTTCTTTTTTCGCTGGCACCTATTTATTGCAATTCTTCGGGATTAGTTTGAATGCATTGCGAATTGCAGGAGGTATGATTATTGTGACGTCGGGATTCGCTTTGTTAACGGGTACATTTTCAAAACATAAAGGAATGAAAAACAAAAGAGTACGAAAGGATCTGGACAATCGTGAAAAGTTTTCACTTACACCACTCTCCATCCCTATGCTTGCGGGTCCGGGTTCCATTTCATTGCTTATAACCTTTCAGCAGCAATACGAAAATACCAAAGACATTCTTCTGGTAGTTCTGGCTGTTTTTACGGTAGCACTCACTACTTTTTTAATTCTGAAAAGCGCTCACCTTATTAGTCGGTTTTTAGGTGCTTCAGGCATCAATGCAATCTCCCGCATTGTTGGATTTATAGTAATTGCGATTGGAATAGAATACATTACTACTGCAGTAGTTTCGGTACTTGGAAATTTAAGCCTCGGGTAA
- the argS gene encoding arginine--tRNA ligase, with the protein MNLQETLEKEIIKAAAQLFDASLETVEFQATRKDFEGDITVVVFPMLRVIKGNPVQIGEAIGAFLVDNVEAVTKFNVVKGFLNLVLSDAYYLQFFNSIPDFSNYGKVPQGDNAMMVEYASPNTNKPLHLGHIRNVLLGYSVAEILKAAGRKVYKTQIINDRGIHICKSMLAWQKFGNGATPETTGLKGDKLVGNYYVKFDKEYKKEIAELIAQGKSEETAKAEAPLLVEAQEMLRKWEAGEPDTVALWSTMNGWVYKGFEKTYEAIGVDFDSYYYESNTYLLGKEVVEIGLQKNVFTRKEDGSVWCDLTDEGLDEKIVLRSDGTAVYMTQDIGTAIQRVKDHPDVTGMIYTVGNEQDYHFKVLFLILKKLGYSWAQHLYHLSYGMVDLPSGKMKSREGTVVDADDLIADMTRTAGEISEELGKIDNFSETEKETLYHTIGLGALKYYILKVDPKKRILFNPEESVDFQGNTGPFIQYTYARIQSILRKAKEDEQLNAFATNLDTTIALQQKEKEVLKQLQQFPETIQLAAEQYSPALIANYTYELVKLYNSFFQNISIFGADTDAEKIFRIRLSKATGEVIETAFALLGIRVPERM; encoded by the coding sequence ATGAATTTGCAGGAAACTCTAGAAAAGGAAATTATAAAAGCAGCGGCCCAATTGTTTGATGCTTCATTGGAAACGGTCGAATTTCAAGCAACACGTAAAGATTTTGAAGGCGACATTACTGTAGTGGTTTTTCCGATGCTTCGCGTTATTAAGGGGAATCCTGTACAAATTGGTGAAGCCATAGGCGCTTTTTTGGTAGACAATGTAGAAGCTGTTACAAAGTTTAATGTCGTAAAAGGCTTTTTAAATTTGGTGCTTAGCGATGCGTATTATTTGCAGTTCTTTAATAGTATTCCCGATTTTTCGAACTACGGAAAAGTACCTCAAGGCGACAATGCCATGATGGTTGAATACGCTTCTCCAAACACCAACAAACCTTTGCATTTAGGCCACATTCGGAATGTTTTGTTAGGTTACAGCGTTGCCGAAATTTTAAAAGCAGCCGGTAGAAAGGTGTACAAAACTCAGATTATCAACGACCGGGGGATACATATTTGTAAAAGCATGCTCGCATGGCAAAAATTTGGCAATGGTGCAACACCCGAAACTACCGGATTGAAAGGTGATAAGCTGGTTGGAAACTACTACGTAAAATTCGATAAGGAATACAAAAAGGAAATTGCCGAATTAATAGCTCAAGGTAAAAGCGAAGAAACTGCAAAAGCTGAAGCTCCTTTATTAGTAGAGGCACAAGAAATGCTTCGGAAATGGGAAGCGGGCGAACCCGATACAGTTGCACTTTGGAGTACGATGAATGGCTGGGTGTACAAAGGTTTCGAAAAAACCTATGAGGCTATTGGAGTTGATTTCGACAGTTATTATTACGAAAGTAATACGTATCTGTTAGGAAAGGAAGTTGTTGAAATCGGACTTCAGAAAAACGTATTCACCCGTAAGGAAGATGGCTCTGTATGGTGCGACCTAACCGATGAAGGGCTTGATGAAAAAATTGTTTTGCGAAGTGACGGTACTGCGGTTTATATGACTCAGGACATAGGTACGGCAATCCAGCGGGTAAAGGATCACCCCGATGTGACCGGAATGATTTACACGGTGGGAAACGAACAGGATTATCATTTTAAGGTACTGTTCTTAATTCTAAAAAAACTAGGCTATTCCTGGGCACAGCATTTGTACCATTTGAGTTATGGGATGGTGGATTTACCTTCCGGAAAGATGAAGAGTAGAGAAGGAACTGTGGTTGATGCCGATGATCTTATTGCCGATATGACGCGAACCGCAGGTGAGATTAGTGAAGAATTAGGTAAAATTGACAATTTTTCGGAAACCGAAAAGGAAACATTGTATCACACCATCGGCCTGGGGGCTTTAAAATACTATATCCTAAAAGTAGATCCTAAGAAACGAATTCTTTTTAACCCCGAAGAGAGTGTAGACTTTCAAGGGAATACAGGGCCTTTTATTCAGTATACTTACGCGCGAATTCAATCTATATTGCGAAAAGCAAAGGAAGATGAACAATTGAACGCGTTCGCAACCAATTTGGATACTACCATTGCGCTTCAGCAGAAAGAAAAGGAAGTATTGAAGCAATTGCAACAGTTTCCGGAAACTATTCAGCTGGCAGCAGAGCAATACAGTCCGGCGCTTATTGCCAACTACACCTATGAACTGGTAAAGTTGTACAATTCATTTTTTCAGAATATTTCCATCTTTGGCGCCGATACAGACGCCGAAAAAATATTCAGAATTCGGTTGTCGAAAGCAACCGGAGAAGTAATTGAAACAGCCTTTGCTTTATTGGGAATTCGTGTCCCGGAACGGATGTAA
- a CDS encoding response regulator transcription factor, translating to MIRVFIIDDHKMVIGGMQLLLKDAPDISVAGTALSGEEGIEALSRTEADVVLLDINMPGINGIDTCKQLLETHPNLKIIAISMHKESSLIRLMLSNGAKGYVLKNAGQDEVIDAIKTVHNGQMYLDETVNTIVVNSVASGNRQKTESPFPTLSKREKEILLLILDERTTQEIAEKLFISFGTVETHRRNMLIKTGARNTAGLVRISLEYELHK from the coding sequence ATGATACGAGTATTTATAATTGACGATCATAAGATGGTAATTGGAGGGATGCAATTATTGCTGAAAGATGCACCCGACATTAGTGTGGCAGGGACAGCATTGAGTGGCGAAGAAGGCATCGAAGCCCTTTCAAGAACCGAGGCGGATGTCGTTCTTTTAGACATTAACATGCCGGGAATTAACGGAATAGACACCTGTAAGCAACTGCTGGAAACCCACCCCAACCTTAAAATAATTGCCATCTCCATGCATAAGGAAAGTAGTCTTATAAGGTTGATGTTAAGTAATGGAGCAAAGGGATATGTTCTTAAAAATGCAGGGCAAGACGAGGTGATCGACGCTATTAAAACGGTTCACAACGGGCAGATGTATTTAGACGAAACCGTTAATACTATTGTAGTAAACAGCGTTGCCAGCGGAAACCGTCAAAAAACAGAAAGCCCTTTCCCCACGCTTTCAAAAAGAGAAAAGGAAATTTTATTACTTATTCTGGACGAGCGAACCACTCAGGAAATTGCCGAAAAACTTTTTATAAGCTTTGGCACTGTGGAAACCCATAGGAGAAATATGCTTATTAAAACCGGAGCCAGAAACACTGCCGGACTCGTACGAATTTCTTTGGAATACGAATTACACAAATAA
- a CDS encoding sensor histidine kinase, whose amino-acid sequence MQQKNKLLALSSMIEGQEAERLRIAKDLHDSLGGLLSTVKAHFSTIRKDVPQLEQLSLSEKTNGLIDEACLEVRRISHNMMPHSLSISGLIGAVEDLGEHLNEEDYAVTVEIKSIPDTLEKTRSVMIYRLLQEIISNIRKHANAKNILIQLIGHNNTIHLLVEDDGNGFDFQEATNNGGLGLKSINSRVQFLDGTIAWDTHPGRGTSINLNIPMI is encoded by the coding sequence TTGCAACAAAAAAACAAATTGTTGGCACTTAGCAGCATGATTGAAGGGCAGGAAGCCGAGCGTCTACGTATTGCAAAAGACCTGCACGACAGTCTTGGCGGGTTGTTGAGCACTGTAAAAGCGCATTTTAGTACCATCCGGAAAGACGTGCCGCAATTGGAGCAACTCAGTCTATCGGAAAAGACGAACGGTTTAATTGACGAAGCTTGTTTGGAAGTTAGAAGAATTTCTCATAACATGATGCCTCATTCGCTAAGTATTTCGGGGCTAATAGGCGCTGTAGAAGATTTGGGAGAACATTTAAATGAAGAAGATTATGCAGTAACGGTCGAAATAAAAAGCATACCCGATACCTTGGAAAAGACAAGATCTGTTATGATTTATCGCCTTTTACAGGAAATCATATCAAACATTCGAAAACACGCCAATGCCAAAAACATTCTTATCCAGCTAATTGGACATAACAATACCATACACTTGCTGGTAGAAGATGACGGCAACGGCTTCGATTTTCAAGAGGCGACCAACAACGGTGGCCTTGGCCTTAAGAGCATTAACAGCAGAGTTCAATTTTTGGACGGAACCATTGCCTGGGATACCCATCCGGGAAGAGGAACCTCAATAAACTTAAATATACCTATGATATGA